The following are encoded together in the Streptomyces tsukubensis genome:
- a CDS encoding chaplin family protein — protein sequence MSVDVRGTGSGTGKAAVRATVVGAVAGAALLPVGAAQANVIGIGNAVFGNTCVQQGQGAQADGVTAAGSGLAAGNQAGLPLSLPRNHCGNSGIICTAVFAASV from the coding sequence ATGAGCGTGGATGTGCGCGGCACGGGCAGTGGCACGGGGAAGGCGGCCGTCCGGGCCACCGTCGTGGGCGCGGTCGCGGGGGCGGCGCTACTGCCCGTGGGTGCCGCCCAGGCCAACGTGATCGGTATCGGGAACGCCGTGTTCGGCAACACGTGCGTCCAGCAGGGCCAAGGAGCCCAGGCCGACGGTGTCACAGCGGCCGGGAGCGGTCTGGCGGCCGGCAACCAGGCCGGTCTGCCGTTGAGCCTGCCGCGCAATCACTGCGGCAACAGCGGCATCATCTGCACGGCTGTCTTCGCTGCGTCAGTCTGA
- a CDS encoding IS701 family transposase, translating into MSAAWFPLVLDGCGGYTGGSSQDADFPAAGLDEMSRSLFASLPRADQRKKGVEYIRGLLEVRGRKSIRNIASTMGGRATDQSLHHFISESTWDWVPVRQALAQYMVPRLPVEAWVVRNTVIRKAGQHSVGVDRRFVPAAGRVLNAQEAVGVWAASGSRSSPVHWGLHLPQGWIDDVPRRSRASIPASAQLETLAVRAAKLCVQLVSEWAMPIRPMVFDAREMDVATIVESLGRRGIPLVARVDESVALAVADPALTGHSGSARMRAYEVIRATKGSRQPVRWPANGPGGGVRAGQVANVAVRLPGGRASAVRRHGGGRQLVLFGLSEGNGHNAPQLWLTDMTTAQPAALLKLCTLMDLVDHDYLAVSKAVGIEDYAGRSFGGWHRHMTLASAAHAITALAPAARGLRAAVGGTPP; encoded by the coding sequence TCCTTGACGGGTGCGGTGGGTATACGGGCGGGTCGTCCCAGGACGCGGATTTTCCGGCCGCTGGGCTGGATGAGATGTCGCGGTCGTTGTTCGCTTCTCTGCCCCGCGCGGATCAGCGCAAGAAGGGCGTCGAATACATCAGGGGGCTTCTGGAGGTGCGGGGGCGGAAATCGATCCGCAATATCGCGAGCACGATGGGGGGACGGGCCACCGACCAGAGTCTGCACCACTTCATCAGCGAGTCCACGTGGGACTGGGTGCCGGTTCGACAGGCCCTGGCCCAGTACATGGTTCCCCGGCTGCCCGTGGAGGCATGGGTGGTGCGGAACACCGTGATTCGCAAGGCGGGTCAGCATTCGGTGGGGGTGGACCGCAGGTTCGTGCCCGCAGCAGGCCGGGTTCTCAACGCCCAGGAGGCCGTGGGCGTATGGGCCGCGTCCGGGAGCAGGAGCAGCCCCGTCCATTGGGGACTGCACCTTCCTCAGGGATGGATCGACGACGTGCCACGACGGAGCAGGGCGTCCATCCCGGCCAGCGCCCAACTGGAGACTCTCGCCGTCCGCGCCGCCAAACTCTGCGTGCAGCTGGTGTCGGAGTGGGCGATGCCGATCAGGCCCATGGTGTTCGACGCCAGGGAAATGGACGTGGCCACCATCGTGGAGTCGCTGGGGCGAAGGGGTATCCCCCTCGTGGCCCGTGTGGACGAGTCCGTGGCCCTCGCTGTGGCCGACCCCGCGCTCACCGGACACAGCGGCTCGGCCAGGATGCGGGCGTACGAGGTCATAAGGGCCACGAAGGGTTCACGGCAACCGGTCCGTTGGCCGGCGAACGGACCCGGCGGCGGCGTACGGGCCGGCCAGGTGGCCAACGTCGCCGTACGGCTGCCGGGTGGGCGTGCGTCGGCCGTACGGCGCCACGGCGGCGGCCGGCAACTGGTGCTGTTCGGCCTGTCCGAGGGAAATGGGCACAACGCGCCGCAACTGTGGCTGACCGATATGACGACCGCGCAGCCGGCCGCACTGCTCAAGCTGTGCACGCTGATGGATCTGGTCGACCACGACTATCTCGCCGTCTCCAAGGCCGTGGGGATCGAGGATTACGCGGGCCGTTCGTTCGGAGGGTGGCACCGCCACATGACTCTGGCGTCGGCCGCTCACGCCATCACGGCCCTGGCCCCCGCGGCGAGGGGGCTGCGCGCTGCCGTCGGCGGCACTCCGCCGTGA